CAAGCGGGAAGCTGGGAAAAGCAACCCACACGGCAAGAAAGCTTCAGTAATGTAGGAGGTAGCACTTCATGCCTCGCAATCATGCATGCTGCGTTCAAAGAAGCTCAAGATCAGAGATCGATCACCTGCAGCATATAAACCAACAATGGTAAGAACGATTAGCCACACATACTACTTACAGAGTTACAGTACTAGGCTGACTTTTTTATGTAGAAAAAAGAGAGTAGTAACGAGGTTCAACACAAGAGCAATCTTATTAGCAGTGTGCATACCGAGGAACATACGTACAAATGGGACTAGATGTAAAGCTCACCTGAGTACGGTGCCTCTGGGCAGCTGGGCCTTCTTGTAGTATAGCGAGTGGCTCGGCTCGTAGAGGGAAGGGTGGTGGTACTTCTCCAACGCGTCCCACTCCAGGTTGTCCCACCATTCCTTCTCACAGTCCACCGTGGGTGGTTTAGTGTCACGTCCAACGGCAGGCAGACGCCTAAGGCTCCAGCAGCCCCTGATCTTGATAGTCTCGAGTTTAGGCGCGGACATCCTGCGCCCACAGATACACTGCAACGTAGGGAGCTCGTGCAGGTGGATGTGCCTCAGCTTGGGAAATTCGAGAATTATATCCTGTTGTTGATGCTCAGGGCCCAAAGGGAAGACCTCCCTGAGGTCACCGCAGTACACTATCTCCCTGAGGTCACTGCAGTACAGTATCTCAATGGTCTCCAGGCTAGAAAAGGTGGTGCCTCTCTTCCATATGGACATGGGGAGCACATGTACAAGCCTGGGGCAGTAGTCCAGGTGCAAGATTTCGATGTGTTTGAACTTACTTTTAACTGGTTTGTCCCAGATGTAGACTGCGGAGAGAAGCTGGGACGCCCAGAATGTCTCCAGACAAAAAGGGCCCTGAGGAACAGTAAAGACAGTGTGCAACTTGGGGCACCTCTCTACCCGGCACCATATTAGACTATCCAATACTAATCCGTGGGGAGATGCAGGGACACTGGTGATAGACGGGTTATCATACACGTGCAGCGATGTAACCTGCTCACAAATAAAATcaggcaataataaagtgctaGTAGTAGCATCTGGAGCATCCTCCAAAAGTTTGTTGTCCTGCCCATGTATGATCTTATGATACATGGTGTCTTATTTGGTTTCCACCACGCTAAACATATTTTGGGGCAGTCCCAC
This DNA window, taken from Triticum aestivum cultivar Chinese Spring unplaced genomic scaffold, IWGSC CS RefSeq v2.1 scaffold188339, whole genome shotgun sequence, encodes the following:
- the LOC123176024 gene encoding disease resistance protein RPS2-like, yielding MYHKIIHGQDNKLLEDAPDATTSTLLLPDFICEQVTSLHVYDNPSITSVPASPHGLVLDSLIWCRVERCPKLHTVFTVPQGPFCLETFWASQLLSAVYIWDKPVKSKFKHIEILHLDYCPRLVHVLPMSIWKRGTTFSSLETIEILYCSDLREIVYCGDLREVFPLGPEHQQQDIILEFPKLRHIHLHELPTLQCICGRRMSAPKLETIKIRGCWSLRRLPAVGRDTKPPTVDCEKEWWDNLEWDALEKYHHPSLYEPSHSLYYKKAQLPRGTVLR